CCGCAGAAAGAAATGCGCGGGAAGATTGAACGTACGGACGGCCTCTCCAAACGGCCCTGGTTCAGGCCTAGCAAGCTCAATGCGCGGCCCATCATCGCCGAGTCGCGTACGTACCTTTTCGTCGAGGTCCGGAAACACGAGGGCTTCGTCGAATGGGGTGTTCCGATCAAGGAGGTGCCTCCGGGCCATACCGCGCTCGGCGGCGGCGAAGCCGACAGTCTGTTGTTCGTGTTCCACCCATGGCCCGCCGAGTTCGGCGGCCAAGGCGCGCAACGCCTCCTCATGGGTGGCCTGCTCCACCAGCATGCGGTTCATGGCCGGTACCTCCCACATCGGGTGTTCAGCGACTAGGCGGTGAGCCGCCTCAAGTCCGAGCAGGTCGCGATAGATCCCTCCGCCATCGCTGGCAGCCCCGAGCCCGTAACGCAAGAGCTCGCCGGCGAGGCCAGCAACCAAGCCTTCCTCTGGCATCAGCACGGTGCAGCGCGGCGTAGTGAACGCTGCGGCGCGCTGCGCTTCGCGGTGGCGGTGCAGGCGTCCGATGCGTTGCAGGAGTACGTCCACCGGGCAGATGTCGGAGATGAGCACGTCGGCATCGATGTCGAGCGACTGCTCCAGAGTCTGCGTACCGATCACGACCACTCCACCGTCGGCGCGTCCCTTCCCGAGCGCTCGTTCGACGGCACTATCCAGGAGGAGCCGATCCTCCGCCGCAAAGCGACTGTGATGGAGCGCTGGCCCGTCGGCTGCCTGGAGCGTCAACGCGCTACCGCCCTGGTTCTCGACGGCGTGGAACACCGCCTGAGCCTCCCTGACGGTGTTGCGAACCACGAGCACCTTGCCCCCCTTCCGTCCAGACGCGAGAGCGAGTTCGGCGATCCGGTCGGCGTCGCTGATGCATGGTTCAGTGCACATCTCAACCGCCTTGGAATGGCCGCTGTCCGAGAGGCCAAGCGTCTCCGCCGCCCCGTGCCCAGCCAGCGTTAGCGCTGGATAGGGAATCGCTTCCATGATGGCCAGTGGTGGAAGTTCGGTCCGTTCGGTCCGGGGGCGATGATCGGTCAATGCTGCCCGAGCGGCCGACCCAAGCGTTGCCGACATCAACAAGGCATGGCCGCCCACTGCCAAGTGGTCGCGTAGGAGCGCTCCCACCAACTCCATCATGTACGCGTCGCTGGCATGCGCCTCATCGACTACAAGCAGACTGCGTGAGAGCGCACTACCCCGCAAGTGCGCCCACTTCACCTTGAGCGCGGCAAGCAGGACTTGATCAACCGTCCCCACTGCGGCAGCGGAATTCAAGAAACGACGAGAGCTCTCCGCGGACCAGCGGGCGCGCCGAGTCGATTCGTCCCTTGGCTCGTCCTCCCACTCGACCTCGAACTTCCCGACCCGGCGGGCAGTGACGGTTCCGGCCTTGAGATAACCTGGGATGGCGAGCACGGTTTCTGCGCGAGTTTCAGGCGCGAACAATCGGCGTAGTGACGCGTCCAGTCGGCGCTGCAATTGCTTAGCTGCCGCGCGCGTCGGAACCGCGAAGTAGAGTCCGTCTACGAGTCCGGCACGCCACAGCGTACTAAACCGCAATGCGGCGGCTTCGGTCTTTCCCGATCCGGTCTCACTTTCCAGCACCAGCAACGGCCAAGAAAGCGGGGCGTCGGCCACCGCCGTCTGCAGTGGACGCGGCGCGGGATGATCGAACAGGTCGGCGAAGGTGACGGCTGGTGATTGCCGGCGCCAATCTCGCCGGCGCAACAGGCGCGCCTCGATCGCGCTCTTGGCAAGTCGATGTGCTTGCTCGATGTAGTTGGGGTCCGGCTCCGGAACAAAGTGGAACTGTTCCTCGTCCGAACCGATCTGATCCGCAAGCGCCACGGCTCCGGCCAAGAGGTGAGCCAGCGCCGGCGACTCAGGCAACGGGGGTCCGTCGGCGAAGGAGTCAGGAAACCAGAGCCGAATTCGATCGCCGAACCGCTTCGCTGCCGCAAGGGGGTCGTAGCCGGCGTACGGCTTCCAAAGCGCTGGCGGGCCGGTGCCGGACCGATGGCGTGTCTTTGCCGGACGACCGTGGTGAGCCAGACTTGCACGAAGTAGCGGTAGGAACCCGTCGCCCCACGTGTCGTACATTGCGTGAAGCCCGATCGCTTCGCACATATCCTCTTGCTGACAACACAGTAGCGCTTGCTCGACGTGACCGGCACGGGGCGGCGGTCCCGGCGGCAGTTCGGCCCGGTCGAACACCTTGAATTGAAATCCGGCGTTGAGCTTGCCGAAGTCGTGCAGGAATGCCAGAACGGCCAGCCTTGCAGCAGACACCTGATCGATGCGGTGCTGTCCGGCCGCCCGTTCGAACCGAGCCCGAACG
The genomic region above belongs to Spirochaetaceae bacterium and contains:
- the cas3 gene encoding CRISPR-associated helicase Cas3' codes for the protein MALADQIGSDEEQFHFVPEPDPNYIEQAHRLAKSAIEARLLRRRDWRRQSPAVTFADLFDHPAPRPLQTAVADAPLSWPLLVLESETGSGKTEAAALRFSTLWRAGLVDGLYFAVPTRAAAKQLQRRLDASLRRLFAPETRAETVLAIPGYLKAGTVTARRVGKFEVEWEDEPRDESTRRARWSAESSRRFLNSAAAVGTVDQVLLAALKVKWAHLRGSALSRSLLVVDEAHASDAYMMELVGALLRDHLAVGGHALLMSATLGSAARAALTDHRPRTERTELPPLAIMEAIPYPALTLAGHGAAETLGLSDSGHSKAVEMCTEPCISDADRIAELALASGRKGGKVLVVRNTVREAQAVFHAVENQGGSALTLQAADGPALHHSRFAAEDRLLLDSAVERALGKGRADGGVVVIGTQTLEQSLDIDADVLISDICPVDVLLQRIGRLHRHREAQRAAAFTTPRCTVLMPEEGLVAGLAGELLRYGLGAASDGGGIYRDLLGLEAAHRLVAEHPMWEVPAMNRMLVEQATHEEALRALAAELGGPWVEHEQQTVGFAAAERGMARRHLLDRNTPFDEALVFPDLDEKVRTRLGDDGPRIELARPEPGPFGEAVRTFNLPAHFFLRHGGGLPTKEEIEAVYVDRTSKGLVLKVAGRVFEYDRCGVHEADEPAA